DNA from Synechococcus elongatus PCC 6301:
TTAGCCCATGGCGATCGCTCGGCGGTTAGGCTGGTCGCTTCCCACAGCACTGGCGGGTGCGATCGCCCTCGCCGGGTTGTTGCTCTCACCGTTGGCAATCAGTCCACTGACCCAACCGGGGCGCTGGCTAGATGCGGTGTTATTGAGTGCGGCCTTTCGGTTGCGAGGCCCCCAAGCCCCAGATCCCGCGATCGCAATCGTGGTGATCGATGAGGATTCGCTGCGACTGGGTGATCTGTTCACGGCAGCGGAGTTAGAGGCACGTCCGCCTCTGGCAGATCTTCAAGACTGGCCCTGGCCGCGCCGCATTTACGCCTTGGCGCTCCAGCGTTTGCGAGCTGCCGGGGCGCGACGGGTCATCTTCGATATTGTTTTTGCCACTCCTACCCGCTTTGGACCGGATGATGATCGCCGCTTTGCGGATGCGATCGCCCAAGCCGGATCGTCCGTGACGCTCGCTGGAGAACTGGAGCAGGTTGATCGTAGTGCCGGACTTAGTCAGGCTAGCCTCGCTCAACCCATCTATGAACATCCCTTTGGCCTAGCCAATCTGATAGCAGGCGCAGATGGCAGTCTGCAAGCGATCCCCGGTCAAGACTGGCTTCAACCTTGGCAAATCTTACAAGCCCGCGATCGCCCGCCTCTATCTAACCTTGCGAGTGCAGCTCTGGGACAGGCGCCGCCGCCTCTCTCCTTAGGCATCAACTACAGCGGCCCTGAGGGAACCTATCCACGCTGGCCATTTTGGGCGTTGTTCGATCCAGAACTCTGGCAGGGACCACTGCAGCAAGGTGCTGTCTTTCGCGATCGCGATGTTTTGATTGGGGCCAGTGCCAGCAGTCTGGGCGATCGCCATGCCACACCCTTTGCCGACAGCATGGCCGGTGTCGAGATCCAAGCCAATGCGATCGCCACCCTCCGCAGTCAACGCGGTTTGCGATCGCTTCCGCAAGTTTGGTTATCGCTGCTATTGATCCTTGTGGCCCTGCTCCAGATCTGGGGTGTTCAGCGCTGTCCGAGTCCGCTTAGCAAAGCACTCTGGACGTTGGGGATCACGAGCGCAGTCTTACTGGCTTGCTTCATCGCCTTTTTGCAAACTTGGCTGGTGTCGCCCACCGCCTTGCTCCTTGTGCCATTGCTGGCAGGCATCGGTGACAGTGCCAACAGCGCTTGGCAAGTGCAACGGGAACGGCGATCGCTACGACGCGCCTTAGCGCTGCGGGTGTCGCCAGCCTTACTGGGTACGATTCTGGCGCAGCGGGATGCGGTAGCCAATCAGCTCGGTGGGCATAACTGCGAAGCAGTGATCCTGTTTTCGGATCTGCGTGGGTTTACGCAGTTGTCCAGCCAAATCGACTCGACTGTGTTGGTGGCGCTGCTCAATCGCTACTTTGAGGCGATGGCCCAGCCGATTCTGGCGGCGCAGGGGTTGATCGATAAATTTGTTGGCGATGCGATCATGGCGGAGTTTGGGCTGCCGCTCAGTCGGGGCACCGTGATCGAAGCCCAGGCGGCGATTCAAGCAGCCCTCGCCATGCGGCGATCGCTCGCCCGTTTGCGAGCTGAATTAGTCGCTGAAGGCTTACCACCTTTGTTTCATGGCATTGGACTGAATTTCGGGACAGTAGTCGCTGGCAATCTAGGCGCGCCCGAGCGGCTGGAATATACCGTGATTGGCGATGCGGTTAATATCGCTGCCCGTCTGGAAAGTCTGACCAAGACACTGGGCTATGACATCATCATTTCCCAAGCGCTCTATGAGCAGGTGCAAGAGCAGGTTGAAGTGATGCCCTTGGGCCTCCAACAGCTCCGCTGGGCGATCGCAGCCGGTGTTCACCTATGCTGTCTTGGATGAGCAGGGCGGCGATGGGCAATTAGCCCGTCAGGTCCAGCAAGATTATCAGGCGTGGCAACAAGGGATAAATCGGACGTGATCGCTCAGGGTGGAACGCTGCTATTCCTGTTGATTGCCGGTCATTTTCTCGGTGATTTCGGACTGCAATCCGATACGATGGCGCGCGAAAAATCGCGTCATTCCACCACACCCCTCCAAAAAAGTGTCCCTTGGTATTGGTGGCTTTCAGCTCACACATTGATCCATGGTGGGATTGTCACACTTCTGACGGGCTCAGGCTTGCTGGGCATGATTGAGGTGGGAATTCATGCGATCGCAGATTGGCTGAAGTGTGAGAACCGCACGACACTCCTGCAGGATCAAATTCTGCACTTGCTGACGAAATTGGGTTTTTGGTTGTGGCTGCTGCAGACCATGTAGAACCAGCGATCGCGCCTGATCGATCTGAGGCGAAGGCCACAGCAACCCTACTGGAGCGACTGCTCGCGATCGGCACTGCCCTTTCTGCTTGCCGAGATCCCGATCAGTTACTGAGCTTGATTTTGCAGAGTAGCCGGGATCTGACCTGCAGTGACGGTGGCAGTTTGTACCTCGTTGATCGCAGTGATCCGCAGCAGCCTTGGCTGCGCTTCCAAATTTTCCAGAGCGACAGCTTGCCCAGTTCCCTTGAAGCCCCGCCACCGCTACCCCTCGATCGCCATAGTTTGGCGGGCTATGTGGCAGCGACCGGCGAAACCCTGAATCTGGCCGATGTTTATGCTTTGGACGGGCAACAACCGTTTCAGTTCAACGCCAGCTTCGACCAGCGGTTGAACTACCGCACCTGCTCGATGTTAGTGCTGCCGATGTGCGATCAAACCGGCAGTGTGATCGGGGTGATCCAACTGGTCAATCGCAAACGCCGGGCAGATCTGAAGCTGACGGCGGCGATCGCCTCAGAAGAAACCCAGCCCTACAGTGCGGCTGAAGAAGCACTCTTACGATCACTAGCCGGTCAAGCCGCGATCGCAATCGAACGAACCCTGTTGCAGCGCAGTATTGAAAATCTGTTTGAGGGCTTTATCTGCGCCTCGATCAAGATCATCGAATCCCGCGATCCCTGCACGATGGGTCATTCCGAGTGGGTGGCGCAACTCTCTGTTCGCTTGGCTGAACAAGTGCATGCCGTCGATCACGGTGCGTTAGCGGCTTATCAATTCAGCAATGCCCAACTGCAAGAGCTGCACTACGCCTCACTGCTCCATGACTTTGGCAAAGTGGGGGTTCCTGAGGAGATTCTCAACAAGTCGCATAAGCTGCATCCAACTGAGCAACAGGGGCTGAACTACCGACTGCAACTACTGCAGCAGCAACTGCAACTGGAGCAAGCCCGTCGTTGGCTGGCTCCAACCCTGACGGAGGCGATGCAACGGGCTGGGCTAGGGCATCCTCTGGACTGTATCTGGTGTCGGCAGTTTGGCAATTTAGCTGACCTAGAGGTCACGATCGCCCGACTCCAACAGGCACGATCGCTGCTGCAGGATCTCAATCAGCCACAAATTTTGGCAACCCCCGCCTATCGCGATCGCTTAGCGGAGGTGGAAGCGGAATTAGCCTGGCTGGCGTCCCTGCAGGTCATGGACTGGGATGGTCAGATGCGATCGCTGCTCGCGCCTGCAGAAGTGGAGAAATTACTGATTCCGAAGGGGAGTCTCACGCAGCAGGAGCGCTTGGCGATCGAGTCACACGTTCAGCACACCTTCGCTTTTTTACAGGAGATCCCTTGGACGGGACCCTTAGCGCAGGTGCCGCATATTGCCCATGCCCACCACGAGCGCTTGGACGGTAGTGGCTATCCCCTCGGATTAGAACAGGCACAAATTCCAATGCAGGCGCAAATTATGGCGGTTGCTGATGTTTATGATGCGCTGACGGCTAGCGATCGCCCCTACAAACGCCGCGTTCCGATTGAAAAAGCGCTGCAAATTCTAGAGTGGGAAGCCCGCGATCGCAAACTGAATGATCAGTTGGTTCAACTCTTTCGGCAGCAGCAAATCTTCCAAATTCTTGGCCATCAGCTTCAGTCTGAAGACAGTGTCTAAATAGCAATCATCTCCTCAGATTAAGGAAGAAAAGACCATTCAAAAGCAAAATTTTGGCTTGGCTGTTGTTTCTAGCGATCGCTCTGGGGTGAGGCTGATTGCTGACCCAGAGTTGCTGTCCAGCGCACTAAATGTCCTTTGCTATGTTGCTTCGCATCGTAGAGGGCTGTATCTGCCGCTTGGAAAACAGTTTGTAAATCAGGATGATCAACTGGCCAAACAGCCAGACCAATACTGCTACCAATCTCGATTTGTTGACCCTGTAGTGGAAAGACAGAGTTCAGAGCTTGCAAAATTCGCGCCCCGACTTGTTTGCCGATCGCTTCTGCCAATTCAACACTGCAAGGCAAAATCACTAGAAACTCATCACCACCCGTACGCGCTGCCAGCTCATTAGCCCGAATGCAGGCATGCAGTCGAGCGGCTACTGCTTTCAGCAGCACATCGCCCATCGCATGACCATAGGTATCATTAATCGGCTTAAATCCATCTAAATCAATTGCCAAAATGACCAGTGACTGATCAGGTTCTAGAGATTGATACTGTGACAGATAAGCTGCTAATCCTAAGCGGTTCTGCAAACCAGTTAACGCATCATGGTGAGCTAAGGACTCCGCCTGTTTACGCGCTTGGCTTTGGGCTTCAGCTTGGGCATCGAGGCGCTGCACAATTCGCGAAATCTTGCCTAGCTCTCCAACCCAAGGCAGCTGATCGCGATCGCTGCGATCGCCTTTCTCCAGCCGACTTGCCCAAGACGATAGCTGTCGTAAGGGCTTGGCAAACCAATCGGCTAGAAGCCAGGCAACTCCCACAACCGCCCCACTACTGAGCAGTGTGAACAGAATGATGTCGCGCTGCAGTTGGTGCGCTGGTGCATAGGCAACAGCGATCGGTTGACGGGTGATCGTAATCCAACCCAGGCCGTTGTAGGTGCGATAACCCGCAGAGACGCGATAGGCGGTCATATAGTCCTGGCCATCGGGCCAACGCAGCACCTGCCAACGACTCTCTCCAGCCTTCAAAACTCTCGGCAAAATGTTTAGGGTCGCACCTTTGCCAAATTCTTGTGGCCCCAGCAAGATCGTGCGATCCGTTGCGACAACGAGCAATTCGACCCGACGATCGGCTGCGATCGGTGAAAGAATCGTCGACTCGGCATCGCGGGCCCATTCCCAGCTGAGATGAGAGGCAAGCACGCCTGTGGGCTTGCCATCACGGTCTTGAATTGGAATTGAAATATCGACAAATTGAATCGGCTCGCCGTTGGCTTGTCGAGGAAATTTGCTGGCAAGCAGTACGGCGTCATGAACATCACCGATGAACAGTCCTTTGATTCCATTGGCGAACACAGGGCGGCTGGTGATATTCACGCCTTCGATAATGCGATCGGTGGAAGCAATGACTTTGCCTTGACGATCGAGCAGACCCACCCAAGTAAAGACTGGCAGCTCCCGTTTAAGGCGATCGAGGAGGCGTTGAATCTCTGGACGATTGCGATCGCTCAGCAAGTCTGGAACGCTGGAGAGGGTGACGATTTCATTAGCCCTCGACCACATGCTCTGGTCGAGGAGGGTTGAGAACTGGTAGGCCGTTTCCTGCAGCGAATCCCCTGCAGCAGTCTGTGCCAGCCGCACCGTTCGCTGGCCAATCACGGTGCTGATCACCAAGCTTGACAACATCAGCAACCCACTGAAGCCGATCGCAAGTCTTGTTCGAAAATTCATTGCTGCCTACAGCACTCAGTGGTGCTGACTTCGCTGCTTTTTCAATGCTAGATGCGGTTACACCGATACTCAAAATTGTTGCGATCGCAGACCCATGTCGCCATTGCTAGAACTGCTACTCGCCTCGGGCATTGTTGCCCTCGGAAGTCTATTGCAAGCAGCTTCGGGCTTAGGTGCAGGCCTCATTGTCGTGCCCTTACTCTCGATGCTGTCAGTCGATTGGGTTCCGGGTCCCTGCGTCGCAGCGAGTTTGTTGCTGTCTTGGCTAATGTTTTGGCAAGGTCGGCAGGTTGTGGTACATCGGCATCTAGGAGCCATGCTGGGTGGTCTCGCAGCCGGGATTGCGATCGCCGCTAGCCTTTTGCGGCAACTGCCATTGGATGCACTGGGGCTGGTGTTTGGTGGCCTAATTGTTCTGGCTGTGTTGATCAGTCTGACGCCGGTTCGTCTGCCGATTACTCGACTTTCAGCAGGACTAACAGGAATCTCGGCTGGACTGATAGGAACCTTGGCCGGCATCGGAGCCCCCATCCTCGCCCTGTTTTATCAGCACGAGCGAGGGCCAGCGCTGCGAGCAACGCTGGGGCTGCTCTACTTTCTCTCCAGCTTGGTCATGCTGGCAGCACTGCACAGTGTCGGGCGATTTGGCAGCTTAGAAGTGGGGCGATCGCTGCAACTCTTTCCGGGTGTGATGTTGGGCTATTGGGTTTCACCTCGGTTGGCCCATTGGCTCGATCGCGGCTATAGCCAAATAGCAGTCCTAGCGATCGCTTTGCTGTCTTCCACCGTATTGATTGGGCAGAGCCTGCTGAAGTTACAGTCCTAGCTGCACAACAAAAAGCCCTCCAGAGGTCATGCAAACCCTCCAGAAGGCGATCGCGAGCAATCATCCTAAGCTTCGGAACTGGGACTCGCCGGAGTTTCAGTGTCTAACTTCAGCGAAGCCGAATTGAGGCAATAACGCTGTCCTGTAGGTTTCGGGCCATCGGGAAAGACATGTCCCAAGTGCGCATCGCAACGGGCGCAAAGAATCTCAGTGCGCATCATCAGGAAGCTGAAATCTTTTTTGTAGGTGATCGCGGACTCATCAACCGGCGCCCAAAAGCTCGGCCAGCCAGTGCCGGAATCAAACTTGGTATCCGACCGGAACAGAGGCGCATCACAACAGATACACCGGTAGAGGCCGGGATCTTTGGTATCCCAATAGGCGCCCGTGAAAGCTCGCTCAGTCCCGTGTTTCCGAGTGACTTGAAACTGCTCAGGGGTGAGCTGGGCCCGCCACTCTTCTTCGCTTTTCCGAATTTTTTCGGTCATGGATCAGACGTTTCCGTAGTGCCTGCGATCCTAACAACTCGTTCTGAGGAACTCAGCGGTTCTTGGAGGTCAGAATGCCGGTGAACATCATCACCAAACCGCCGACAAAAACGACGATCGCCAGTCCCCCTGCGATCCAATCCATCCAGGCTGCATCGGGCATTTCAGACATGGTTGACTGGCTCAAAACTGCTCCCATGGTGCCATTCTTGCTGGGACAGTCCAAGTCGTGAGGCTCTGGCCGGCGCGATCGCGGGTGCTCGGCGCGATGTTTCCCTAGGCCGAATAGAGCAGACACTCTGTTTTTTCGTTGCATTCCGTTAAGGACTAGCCGAGGAATGGTTTGGCGAGTAACAGGGCTCGTTAGAGTCGATCTACTTGACGCCTCGCATTTGCCAGCATGGCTGCCCTGTCAACTGCCTCCTCTCTTCAGTCATTCAGCGAGCTGCTGGCTTGGGTTCGTCCTGCTCTAGAGGCGACGCCAACGGCTCGACTCCTGAGCCTATCGCTGCCGTTACCCCGTCTTGATCCGCTGGCTGCATGGGGTGTGTTGGGTAGTAGTCGCGATCGCCACTACTACCAAGAGCGTCCCGCCACCCAAGAGGCGATCGTGGCTGTAGGGCCAGCAGCCCTGCTGGAACTGAATGGACCCCAGCGCTTTCAGCAGGCCCAGACCTTTATCAATGCCTGTCTTGCTCAGGGGCTGCG
Protein-coding regions in this window:
- a CDS encoding CHASE2 domain-containing protein, with the translated sequence MAIARRLGWSLPTALAGAIALAGLLLSPLAISPLTQPGRWLDAVLLSAAFRLRGPQAPDPAIAIVVIDEDSLRLGDLFTAAELEARPPLADLQDWPWPRRIYALALQRLRAAGARRVIFDIVFATPTRFGPDDDRRFADAIAQAGSSVTLAGELEQVDRSAGLSQASLAQPIYEHPFGLANLIAGADGSLQAIPGQDWLQPWQILQARDRPPLSNLASAALGQAPPPLSLGINYSGPEGTYPRWPFWALFDPELWQGPLQQGAVFRDRDVLIGASASSLGDRHATPFADSMAGVEIQANAIATLRSQRGLRSLPQVWLSLLLILVALLQIWGVQRCPSPLSKALWTLGITSAVLLACFIAFLQTWLVSPTALLLVPLLAGIGDSANSAWQVQRERRSLRRALALRVSPALLGTILAQRDAVANQLGGHNCEAVILFSDLRGFTQLSSQIDSTVLVALLNRYFEAMAQPILAAQGLIDKFVGDAIMAEFGLPLSRGTVIEAQAAIQAALAMRRSLARLRAELVAEGLPPLFHGIGLNFGTVVAGNLGAPERLEYTVIGDAVNIAARLESLTKTLGYDIIISQALYEQVQEQVEVMPLGLQQLRWAIAAGVHLCCLG
- a CDS encoding DUF3307 domain-containing protein, yielding MATRDKSDVIAQGGTLLFLLIAGHFLGDFGLQSDTMAREKSRHSTTPLQKSVPWYWWLSAHTLIHGGIVTLLTGSGLLGMIEVGIHAIADWLKCENRTTLLQDQILHLLTKLGFWLWLLQTM
- a CDS encoding HD domain-containing phosphohydrolase, with amino-acid sequence MAAADHVEPAIAPDRSEAKATATLLERLLAIGTALSACRDPDQLLSLILQSSRDLTCSDGGSLYLVDRSDPQQPWLRFQIFQSDSLPSSLEAPPPLPLDRHSLAGYVAATGETLNLADVYALDGQQPFQFNASFDQRLNYRTCSMLVLPMCDQTGSVIGVIQLVNRKRRADLKLTAAIASEETQPYSAAEEALLRSLAGQAAIAIERTLLQRSIENLFEGFICASIKIIESRDPCTMGHSEWVAQLSVRLAEQVHAVDHGALAAYQFSNAQLQELHYASLLHDFGKVGVPEEILNKSHKLHPTEQQGLNYRLQLLQQQLQLEQARRWLAPTLTEAMQRAGLGHPLDCIWCRQFGNLADLEVTIARLQQARSLLQDLNQPQILATPAYRDRLAEVEAELAWLASLQVMDWDGQMRSLLAPAEVEKLLIPKGSLTQQERLAIESHVQHTFAFLQEIPWTGPLAQVPHIAHAHHERLDGSGYPLGLEQAQIPMQAQIMAVADVYDALTASDRPYKRRVPIEKALQILEWEARDRKLNDQLVQLFRQQQIFQILGHQLQSEDSV
- a CDS encoding sensor domain-containing diguanylate cyclase; the encoded protein is MNFRTRLAIGFSGLLMLSSLVISTVIGQRTVRLAQTAAGDSLQETAYQFSTLLDQSMWSRANEIVTLSSVPDLLSDRNRPEIQRLLDRLKRELPVFTWVGLLDRQGKVIASTDRIIEGVNITSRPVFANGIKGLFIGDVHDAVLLASKFPRQANGEPIQFVDISIPIQDRDGKPTGVLASHLSWEWARDAESTILSPIAADRRVELLVVATDRTILLGPQEFGKGATLNILPRVLKAGESRWQVLRWPDGQDYMTAYRVSAGYRTYNGLGWITITRQPIAVAYAPAHQLQRDIILFTLLSSGAVVGVAWLLADWFAKPLRQLSSWASRLEKGDRSDRDQLPWVGELGKISRIVQRLDAQAEAQSQARKQAESLAHHDALTGLQNRLGLAAYLSQYQSLEPDQSLVILAIDLDGFKPINDTYGHAMGDVLLKAVAARLHACIRANELAARTGGDEFLVILPCSVELAEAIGKQVGARILQALNSVFPLQGQQIEIGSSIGLAVWPVDHPDLQTVFQAADTALYDAKQHSKGHLVRWTATLGQQSASPQSDR
- a CDS encoding TSUP family transporter, which produces MSPLLELLLASGIVALGSLLQAASGLGAGLIVVPLLSMLSVDWVPGPCVAASLLLSWLMFWQGRQVVVHRHLGAMLGGLAAGIAIAASLLRQLPLDALGLVFGGLIVLAVLISLTPVRLPITRLSAGLTGISAGLIGTLAGIGAPILALFYQHERGPALRATLGLLYFLSSLVMLAALHSVGRFGSLEVGRSLQLFPGVMLGYWVSPRLAHWLDRGYSQIAVLAIALLSSTVLIGQSLLKLQS
- the msrB gene encoding peptide-methionine (R)-S-oxide reductase MsrB; this encodes MTEKIRKSEEEWRAQLTPEQFQVTRKHGTERAFTGAYWDTKDPGLYRCICCDAPLFRSDTKFDSGTGWPSFWAPVDESAITYKKDFSFLMMRTEILCARCDAHLGHVFPDGPKPTGQRYCLNSASLKLDTETPASPSSEA